The following are from one region of the Anabas testudineus chromosome 2, fAnaTes1.2, whole genome shotgun sequence genome:
- the ppp1r42 gene encoding protein phosphatase 1 regulatory subunit 42 isoform X1, producing MVRLTIDLIAKSRNHFKKKRGLSFPEYLKTLTHLHFSSKNIEDIGDLSMCRNLTVLYLYDNQITHICNLGFASNLTHLYMQNNNITHIDNLSNLQKLSKLYLGGNRIAVVEGLEQLGELKELHLENQRLAPGEKLLFDPRTLVSVAESLCVLNINNNNIDDIRDMAVLKELQHFSAADNKLNNMEELEDVFSHWPQLLDMNLSGNPVCKRTKYRDCLITVCKSLEVLDGREINELTRQFLINWKASKEAKKKINKKHMLPRPLIPYHITNDFNTSLSPHSGHIYDPANMQRWKAQHSLRARTLQMPTSGRLGHVPVPAAICSGVDA from the exons ATGGTACGTCTAACCATAGATCTGATCGCTAAATCTAGAAACCACTTCAAAAAGAAAAGGGGCCTCTCCTTCCCAGAGTACCTCAAGACACTCACCCATCTTCACTTTTCCAGCAAGAACATTGAAGATATT GGTGATCTCTCCATGTGCAGAAATCTTACTGTTCTTTACCTGTATGACAATCAGATCACACACATTTGCAACCTTGGGTTTGCCTCCAATCTCACACATCTCTATatgcagaacaacaacatcactCATATAGACAATCTCTCCAATCTGCAGAAACTCTCCAAACT GTACCTTGGTGGAAACAGGATTGCTGTGGTGGAGGGCTTAGAGCAGCTCGGTGAACTCAAGGAGCTTCATCTGGAGAATCAAAGGCTGGCACCAGGGGAAAAGTTGCTCTTTGACCCCAGGACTCTAGTCTCAGTTGCT GAGTCTCTTTGTGTTCTGAAtatcaataacaacaacattgaTGACATCAGGGACATGGCGGTGCTGAAGGAGCTCCAGCATTTTTCTGCTGCcgacaacaaactgaacaataTGGAG gAGTTAGAGGATGTATTCAGCCACTGGCCTCAGTTGCTTGACATGAATTTGAGTGGAAACCCTGTGTGTAAAAGAACAAAGTACAGAGACTGCCTGATTACTGTGTGCAAAAGCCTtg AGGTTCTCGATGGAAGAGAAATTAATGAGCTAACCCGACAATTCCTTATTAACTGGAAAGCATCCAAAGAGGccaagaagaaaataaataaaaaacacatgctgCCCAGACCCTTGATCCCCTATCACATAACAA ATGACTTTAACACGAGTCTCAGTCCACATTCTGGTCACATCTACGACCCTGCTAACATGCAGCGGTGGAAGGCACAGCACTCTCTCAG GGCGCGAACATTACAAATGCCTACAAGTGGACGCCTCGGCCACGTGCCTGTTCCAGCAGCTATCTGCAGTGGTGTGGATGCTTGA
- the ppp1r42 gene encoding protein phosphatase 1 regulatory subunit 42 isoform X2, with translation MVRLTIDLIAKSRNHFKKKRGLSFPEYLKTLTHLHFSSKNIEDIGDLSMCRNLTVLYLYDNQITHICNLGFASNLTHLYMQNNNITHIDNLSNLQKLSKLYLGGNRIAVVEGLEQLGELKELHLENQRLAPGEKLLFDPRTLVSVAESLCVLNINNNNIDDIRDMAVLKELQHFSAADNKLNNMEELEDVFSHWPQLLDMNLSGNPVCKRTKYRDCLITVCKSLEVLDGREINELTRQFLINWKASKEAKKKINKKHMLPRPLIPYHITNDFNTSLSPHSGHIYDPANMQRWKAQHSLRHMEFLDEMYKL, from the exons ATGGTACGTCTAACCATAGATCTGATCGCTAAATCTAGAAACCACTTCAAAAAGAAAAGGGGCCTCTCCTTCCCAGAGTACCTCAAGACACTCACCCATCTTCACTTTTCCAGCAAGAACATTGAAGATATT GGTGATCTCTCCATGTGCAGAAATCTTACTGTTCTTTACCTGTATGACAATCAGATCACACACATTTGCAACCTTGGGTTTGCCTCCAATCTCACACATCTCTATatgcagaacaacaacatcactCATATAGACAATCTCTCCAATCTGCAGAAACTCTCCAAACT GTACCTTGGTGGAAACAGGATTGCTGTGGTGGAGGGCTTAGAGCAGCTCGGTGAACTCAAGGAGCTTCATCTGGAGAATCAAAGGCTGGCACCAGGGGAAAAGTTGCTCTTTGACCCCAGGACTCTAGTCTCAGTTGCT GAGTCTCTTTGTGTTCTGAAtatcaataacaacaacattgaTGACATCAGGGACATGGCGGTGCTGAAGGAGCTCCAGCATTTTTCTGCTGCcgacaacaaactgaacaataTGGAG gAGTTAGAGGATGTATTCAGCCACTGGCCTCAGTTGCTTGACATGAATTTGAGTGGAAACCCTGTGTGTAAAAGAACAAAGTACAGAGACTGCCTGATTACTGTGTGCAAAAGCCTtg AGGTTCTCGATGGAAGAGAAATTAATGAGCTAACCCGACAATTCCTTATTAACTGGAAAGCATCCAAAGAGGccaagaagaaaataaataaaaaacacatgctgCCCAGACCCTTGATCCCCTATCACATAACAA ATGACTTTAACACGAGTCTCAGTCCACATTCTGGTCACATCTACGACCCTGCTAACATGCAGCGGTGGAAGGCACAGCACTCTCTCAG ACATATGGAATTTTTGGATGAAATGTACAAATTATGA